The following are encoded in a window of Balaenoptera ricei isolate mBalRic1 chromosome 1, mBalRic1.hap2, whole genome shotgun sequence genomic DNA:
- the SNRPE gene encoding small nuclear ribonucleoprotein E isoform X1 has product MAYRGQGQKVQKVMVQPIVSCSGCEKEENLIFRYLQNRSRIQVWLYEQVNMRIEGCIIGFDEYMNLVLDDAEEIHSKTKSRKQLGRIMLKGDNITLLQSVSN; this is encoded by the exons ATGGCGTACCGGGGCCAGGGCCAGAAGGTGCAGAAGGTGATGGTACAGCCAATCGTATCCTGCTCGGGATGTGAGAAGGAGGAG AATCTCATCTTCAGATACTTGCAAAAT AGATCTCGGATTCAGGTGTGGCTTTATGAGCAAGTGAATATGCGGATAGAGGGCTGTATCATT GGTTTTGATGAGTATATGAACCTCGTATTAGATGATGCAGAAGAGATTCATTCTAAAACAAAGTCAAGAAAACAACTGG GTCGGATCATGCTAAAAGGAGATAACATTACTCTGCTCCAAAGTGTCTCCAACTAG
- the SNRPE gene encoding small nuclear ribonucleoprotein E isoform X5 codes for MAYRGQGQKVQKRSRIQVWLYEQVNMRIEGCIIGFDEYMNLVLDDAEEIHSKTKSRKQLGRIMLKGDNITLLQSVSN; via the exons ATGGCGTACCGGGGCCAGGGCCAGAAGGTGCAGAAG AGATCTCGGATTCAGGTGTGGCTTTATGAGCAAGTGAATATGCGGATAGAGGGCTGTATCATT GGTTTTGATGAGTATATGAACCTCGTATTAGATGATGCAGAAGAGATTCATTCTAAAACAAAGTCAAGAAAACAACTGG GTCGGATCATGCTAAAAGGAGATAACATTACTCTGCTCCAAAGTGTCTCCAACTAG
- the SNRPE gene encoding small nuclear ribonucleoprotein E isoform X4: MAYRGQGQKVQKNLIFRYLQNRSRIQVWLYEQVNMRIEGCIIGFDEYMNLVLDDAEEIHSKTKSRKQLGRIMLKGDNITLLQSVSN; the protein is encoded by the exons ATGGCGTACCGGGGCCAGGGCCAGAAGGTGCAGAAG AATCTCATCTTCAGATACTTGCAAAAT AGATCTCGGATTCAGGTGTGGCTTTATGAGCAAGTGAATATGCGGATAGAGGGCTGTATCATT GGTTTTGATGAGTATATGAACCTCGTATTAGATGATGCAGAAGAGATTCATTCTAAAACAAAGTCAAGAAAACAACTGG GTCGGATCATGCTAAAAGGAGATAACATTACTCTGCTCCAAAGTGTCTCCAACTAG
- the SNRPE gene encoding small nuclear ribonucleoprotein E isoform X2: protein MAYRGQGQKVQKVMVQPINLIFRYLQNRSRIQVWLYEQVNMRIEGCIIGFDEYMNLVLDDAEEIHSKTKSRKQLGRIMLKGDNITLLQSVSN, encoded by the exons ATGGCGTACCGGGGCCAGGGCCAGAAGGTGCAGAAGGTGATGGTACAGCCAATC AATCTCATCTTCAGATACTTGCAAAAT AGATCTCGGATTCAGGTGTGGCTTTATGAGCAAGTGAATATGCGGATAGAGGGCTGTATCATT GGTTTTGATGAGTATATGAACCTCGTATTAGATGATGCAGAAGAGATTCATTCTAAAACAAAGTCAAGAAAACAACTGG GTCGGATCATGCTAAAAGGAGATAACATTACTCTGCTCCAAAGTGTCTCCAACTAG
- the SNRPE gene encoding small nuclear ribonucleoprotein E isoform X3, producing the protein MSPWGGRDWEKARNLIFRYLQNRSRIQVWLYEQVNMRIEGCIIGFDEYMNLVLDDAEEIHSKTKSRKQLGRIMLKGDNITLLQSVSN; encoded by the exons ATGAGCCCCTGGGGCGGCCGAGACTGGGAGAAAGCGCGG AATCTCATCTTCAGATACTTGCAAAAT AGATCTCGGATTCAGGTGTGGCTTTATGAGCAAGTGAATATGCGGATAGAGGGCTGTATCATT GGTTTTGATGAGTATATGAACCTCGTATTAGATGATGCAGAAGAGATTCATTCTAAAACAAAGTCAAGAAAACAACTGG GTCGGATCATGCTAAAAGGAGATAACATTACTCTGCTCCAAAGTGTCTCCAACTAG